Part of the Oculatellaceae cyanobacterium genome is shown below.
TAATCCGAGGGTTTTGCAAAACAAGGCATTACCAAACAATCCAAACACGATTGACGGCACTCCTGCCAAAACGTCCAAACTGCGACGCACCAAACGTCCAAAAGCACTTTCTGTTAAGGTAAATTCAGACAGCAATACCGCAGTTCCTACCCCCAGAGGAAGGGAAACCGCCATACAGACGCTGAGAATCAGAAAAGTTGACAGGAGAATTGAGCTAATTCCTCCAGAACGTCCTGCATTTCTCGGTTCAGTGGTGAGAAAGTCCCAAGACAGTTGCCCTACACCATGCCAAAGAATATCGCTCAAAATCCAGAAAAAAACGGCTGCGACGAAAAGAGCGATTCCCCAAACAATAAGCGTTGGTAGAAGATCAGGAAATAAGCTCAACTCACCTAACCTACGACTTTTGACTGTTTCAGTCATAAATTCGCCCTTGACTAATGACTTCGGCGGCAACTACCAGTACCAAGATAATCAGCATTAGCATCAACCCGCTAACGAAAAGCGCCGCACGATGCTCGGCTGTTGCATACGCCATTTCTAGAGCAATATTGGCGGTTAAGGTGCGAATGGGGTCAAACAAACTTTGAGGAATTTGCACTACATTGCCGCAAACCATCAAAATTGCCATTGTTTCCCCAATAGCGCGTCCGATTTCCAGAATTAAACCCGTAAACAATCCAGATTTAGCCGCAGGAAAGACCACCCCCCAAATGGTTCCCCAACGAGAAAGTCCCAATGCGGCTGCACCCTTGAGGTATTCTGGAGGAACTTTTGCCAAGCTAGCATCTGAGGAAAGGGCAATGGTTGGCAGAATCATAATCGTGAGGATGGCGATTCCCGCACTAAGACTGGTTCCTGGAGGTTGAATGCGTCCAATCAGGGGAACGAGTACGACTAAACCCCAAAAACCGTAAACAACTGAGGGAATTCCCGCTAGTAACTCAATGAGTCGCCGATATAAATTGGCGATCGCGGCGGGAGCATAATAGTGGCAGAACACGGCAGAGAAAATACCCAAAGGCGTTGCAACCAGCACCGAACCAACCATTGCCAATACACTGCCCAAAAGCATCGGGGTAAGGTTGTATAATCCTTCGACGGGATTCCAAGACGCATCGGTAAAGAAGCGGAATAATCCGACTTGCTGCAGAACGGGTAACGCTTCTAGGATGAGGAAGATTAAAATTAAAAGTGCGATCGCTCCAGCTAAAATCGCGCATCCCCGCAACGTCCAAATTAGCAACGTATCACTTAGAGAGAGAGACAAAGTTTTGTTCTTTAACAATGTCTTGTACCTGTTGAGATTGTGCGAAGTCGATGAATGCTTTCTGTAACCCTTGAGGTCGAGTTTTTGTGACAAGATTCAGAGGACGAGAAATGGGAAAAGAACCGTTTTGCACATTTGCCGTAGTCGCTGCCACCCCGCTTACTGGGAGTAATTTAATAGGAACCCCGTTTGCCGCATCATATTCTGCGGTTCCGATAGAAACATATCCGATCGCATTAGGATTTCCTGCTACAGTTTTAATACCTTGTTGGTTATCGCCAATGACAACTTGAGCTTTGATATCGGAATTTTTCAGCTTGAAA
Proteins encoded:
- the pstC gene encoding phosphate ABC transporter permease subunit PstC, with the protein product MSLSLSDTLLIWTLRGCAILAGAIALLILIFLILEALPVLQQVGLFRFFTDASWNPVEGLYNLTPMLLGSVLAMVGSVLVATPLGIFSAVFCHYYAPAAIANLYRRLIELLAGIPSVVYGFWGLVVLVPLIGRIQPPGTSLSAGIAILTIMILPTIALSSDASLAKVPPEYLKGAAALGLSRWGTIWGVVFPAAKSGLFTGLILEIGRAIGETMAILMVCGNVVQIPQSLFDPIRTLTANIALEMAYATAEHRAALFVSGLMLMLIILVLVVAAEVISQGRIYD